Genomic window (Aquimarina sp. BL5):
CTCCGCCAGGATACACTCCGTAAATAGTTCTGGCTAAGTTATCAGCTGGAATTCCTTGCGCATTAGTATGTTCTCTTCCCCAATAAAAGTCACCAATATAACATTGAGCTAAAGTGGTTGTACACGGCAAGTCATCACCAGATGGATCGGTTAAAGATTGTCTATAAAAATAGTATCGTAACCTAGGGTCATCACTATCTCTCATTGTTCTCATTAAGTCATTACTCATATAGATGGCTGCACCTCCAGGAAGATAATTTTCCGTAAAATAAGGGTGTCTACTTTCAGCCGGAGCACTGTCAGTTGTGTAATTAAATTGGAAATCATCACTTGCGTTTTCCATTAAATTACCACCTGCAATTAAACCATTAATTCCATTTGTTGCTCTAACAGCATCTATAGTACTAATTTGGTTATACATTTTTAATTTTAATGTATTTCCGAATTTAATCCAATTCGTCAAATCTCCATTAGGAAAATACAAATCGTTAGATATTACTCTACTAGTTTCTCCTTGCAATTCACTAATGCTTTCGTCAATCAATGTGAACATCTCTTCGTAAATCGCAACCTGATCATCAGGTGAAGGATTAAGAATTACTGGATCATTTGCCTCACTAAATGGAATATCTCCAAAAATATCTACAAACAGAGTAAACGTATATGCAGTTATCAATCCTCCTATTGCTTTTTGTTGAACTATATCTGGATTAGATTCAGCTAAAGATTCTAATAACAATCTATTTCCATTTATACGATAGCCTCTTGTCCAAACATTATCATCAGAAGGAGGGGCAAAAGCATTAAATGTAGTGTTCTCTATATTACTCTGATATGCGCCAAACATATTAGCTAATCTCATAGTAGTTGTGGCTTCATCTCTAACCCCTTCAAACAATCGATTTAAATCAATTTGCATTTGGTTTAAGATAAAGTTTGGATCGGCACTTTCAGGAGAAAGCGTATTTGGCGAAACTGTAAGGTCTAACTCTGTTGTATCACAAGATCCTAATAGGATGGCAACAGATGTAGCAACCCCTACAAAGTATCTACTTATATTATTTTTAATTTTTTTCATTTTCAATTTAATTTATTATTAAAAAGTAGCTTTTATACTAAAAGAATATCTTTTAGATGTAGGAGCAGTTTGGAAGTCTAATCCTTGTCCATTACCAACACCCGTACTTAATACTTCCGGATCAAAATTTAGATATTCAGGAAAGTTGTAAGCTTTGAACCAGATATTTTGACCAGATATCGCAAATGAAATACTTCCGAAAGGAGTCTTTGCTAACATTTCTTCTGATAATTTATATGCTAAGGTTACATCTCTTAATCTTAATGTTGAACCGTCAAAAACTTGACCTTCATTAGCTCTGAATACATTCTGGAAATAGATGTCATTTGCACCAATTTGAACTGTATTCTGTACTGGTTGTCCGTTAGCATCTAAAACAGGAAGTCCTGTAGTAGGATTTCCGACAACACCCGGTAATATTGTTGTAGATTCTCTATCTTCTGTATCTCTAGTAACACCTCTTGTTAGTAGGTTAGAGGCAGTATTCGAAAGGATATCACCACCGTGAGTATACTCTAATTGTGCTGATAGAGAAAGTCCTTTATAGCTAAAGGTATTGATAGTAGTCATTCTCCAGTCTGGATTTGGATCTCCAATAACAGCTAAATTGTCTTCAACAGGAACATCGTTACTCGTTAAATATCTTCCTTGTGTAGTTGTATTTGTAGCGTCCACAAGTATATTGCCATTGTCATCTCTTATGTAATAAGTTCCTACGATCACACCCAATGGTAAACCTTCTATTGCATAGTTACCTAATCCTCCGAATCCTGATGTTAAAATTCTTTCTTCAGGAATCTCTACAACTTCTGTTTCAGCAGCAGTAAAGTTATTCTGTATATTCCAAGAAAAAGAATCCGTTTTTACAGGTGTTAAACCTAAGGCAATTTCTATACCTTCTCCATCAATTTGACCAGCATTAAAAAATTGTGCTGAAAATCCTGTGGATGGAGCTAAGTTTCTTTGTAAGATTTGATCTTTTGATACTCTGGAATAAACACTAGCATCTAATGTTATTCTGCTGTTAAAGAAGTTTGCTTCAATACCTAATTCTATTTCTCTATGTAGTTCTGGCTTCAAGTCTGGATTAGCTAAAAAACCAGAAAATGTGTTTGTAGTAGTAGGACTAGTACTTGGACCAAATGCATTAGCTGTAGAGTTTAGCTGTTGCGCTGTTCTAAATAACGTTGGGAAACCTGCTGATGTTGCATAACCTCCACGTAATTTTAAAAAATTAAGAACATCACCTCTTAAACCTTCAAATGCTGAAGTAGGGATAAAGGATAAAGATGCACTTGGATAAAATATTGATCTATTTTGTGGTTGAACATTTGATACCCAGTCATTTCTTCCTGATACTGTTGCGTATAGGTAATCATTGTAATCTACCTTAACTTCACCAAAGAAACCAACTACATTTCTCTCGTCATTAAATTGTAAATCTACACCAGTTACAGGATCAAGACTATTATGATTAATATAATTGTCATGATTTTGTCGTCCAAAAACCACTTGATTCGTACTCGCAATTCCGTCTCTTGAAAACTCATCTCTTCTACTTTCAAATCCAACAAGTGCTCCAAATCTGAATCCACCAGCGCGATAACCATCAAAGTTTAAAATTGCTCTATGATTCAAAATTTCGTTAGTTGATGTAGTTGTTCTTAAGTAACCTACCTGATATTCTGCTCTTGCAACTGCTCCTTTGTTTACAGAAAAACGTTGTAAGTCAGTAAATGTATCAAGACCAAATGTATATTGTAAACTGATATGATCGTTAAAAGTATATCCTGCATTGAAAGATCCATATGCTCTTCTGGTATCAGAAGAAGTACCTGCATTGTCAAGTAACCAGTATGGGTTTTCGATATCAGGTCTATAGTAAACACTAGAACCGTCAACAGGATTTTGAAATGGTAAATTTGTTAAATCTATATTTCTAGGAATAAATAATAATCTTTGGAAAATAGTAAGTGCTCCAATACCATTACTCGCACTAATCGGTGGAGTTCTAAGAGTAGTGTTAACGTAGTTTAAAGTACCACCAACATTAAAATTATTTGATAATTTTAAATTACCACCAACACTAAAGCTATTTTTTCTTAAATTATTACTTTCGATATAACCATCCTCATCAGTATTGTTATAGTTTATACTGAAATTTCCTTTTTCAGAAGCACTCGATACACCAACAGATGTAGATCTACCAAGACCAGTTCTGAAAAAATCTTTTACATTATTTTCTGCAGCTTGGTAAGGAATTTCTATTCCAAAAAACTGTGGAAATAATTGGTCAAACCCTGGATTTCTTCCATTTGCATACGGATGGATAACAGTATCTATGTCAGAAAAAGCGGCACCCCAGTTACCTACGAAACCTGGATTGAAAGCTTGATCAGCTCCTTGTCCATATGTGTTTTGAAACTCAGGTAAGTTAGATATTTGAGTTATATATGTAGTGTTAGAAAAGCTTACCTCAAATTTCTTGTTGCTTTTTTCAGTAGAACCTGCTTTTGTAGTAATCAATATAACTCCATTTCTACCACGCGATCCGTATAGATTGGCTGCACTTAAACCTTTAAGAACACTTATGTTCGCGATATTATCTGGGTTTAAGTCTAATGTACGGTTACTAGTACTCGTAGTACCAGCTGTAAAACCACCAGTCGTATTAGGATTAGATTCGAAAGGAACCCCATCTACAATATAAAGTGGTTGGTTGTTACCAGTAATAGAAACGCTTGTTCTAATAAATACGTTTGTAGAACTACCTGTAGCACCACCTGCTCCTGTAATTTGAACACCCGGTATTTTACCATTTAATGCTCTGTTGATATCAGATTCAGGTTTTTGCTCAATTTCATCACTTTGCACCACCGTAACGGCATATCCTAAAGATTTTTTCTCTCTTCGAATACCTTGTGCAGTTACTACTACTTCTTCTAAGGTAGCAGCATCTTCAGCAAGTTGCACGTTGATGGAGTCTCCATCTCCAACTACAACTTCTTTTGTTGTAAAACCTAGATAACTAAATGAAAGAACTGCTCCTCTGCTTACTTCGATAGTATAATTACCATCAAAATCAGATTGCGTACCCTTACTAGTACCTTTTACAACGATATTTACCCCTGGTAACGGTAGACCACTATTGTCGGTCACATTACCTGAGATCGTTTTTTCTTGTGCAAACGTTAGTTGCACTACAAACGCCAGCAATAGCGTTAGAATTCCTCTAAACTTTGTTCTCATTTTATAATTTATTTGAATTAGCCAATGCCAAAAATCACAATAATATCTTTATAAAACAACTTTTTGATCCTAAAATTTAAAATATTGTTAAAGAGGTGTGTTAAAATATGAAACCCTTCTATAACGTTGTAGTAGAAGGGTTTTACTAATTTTGTTTATTTCTAGAATAGACTTTATTATGAGTTTTAACAAATTGTAAATTAATTTTTTTTGTAGTATAATTCTTTTGGAAAACCTTAGTTTTAAAATGATTATGTTTTATAAAGATATTATTGTGTTATTCCAATTTATATGTAAATAAGCTATCGTTGTTAGAAACGGATATTAGATATTCCTTTTCTTTATATTTAGTTAATCTTAACTTTTCAATCTGTTTTTTGAATGAATTTATGCCAATTTCAGTTAATAATTGGTAATTTTTATTCGAAATATGTTCGTTTTGATGGATTAAAAAATTAGTATTAGCGTTAAAAACACCATGATATGTACTAAGACCATTAAAATTACCTGCGGTTAATAATTGTTCAGATCCTGTTTTTTTGAAATCGTGTTTTATAAAACAATTTATCGGTGATAACTGAAGTGAAGAAGGGAATTTTCTAAATTTACTGAAATTATTATCATTATTAATAAGATAACCACTCGAAAGTGTATTAACGTCATAAACGGTTATTGATGAAGATGTATTCAGTTTTTTGATGATGTTTTCGATTGTTTCGTTTGCGTAACTCTTGTAATCTTTATACAATTTATTAATAAGTGGTAATTGGGATGCTAATTCGTCTTTAGAATTTACGGGATAATATTGTTGATTTATTGCGTAAGCTAGGATCGTTTCTTTTTTTCCGTTTTGATCAAAATCAGCATAATACATTCTTATTGGGGTTTGTGGCGTTGCCTTAAATTTCGTGTTCAATCCCCAGTTACCGAGCATAATATCTTGATCTCCGTCTTTATCAATATCAAAAGTCGTTATTGCTTGCCATAATCCTTTTAGGGTACTTAATCCTTCTATTTCTTTTAGTTTTCCTAATTGATTTATGTATATCCTTGGCTGATCCCATTCCGAAGTAATTAATAAATCTTTTATCCCGTCGTTATTAACGTCAGCCCAAGTAGCATCGGTAACCATACTGTTTAGAACAAAACTTGAGTCTTTTTCAAACATTCCATTCCCTTTATTTTTAAGGATGTAAGCTGGTGGTTTTTCCCCAAAACTTTCGGGATTTGACTTATTTCCTACGAAAATATCAATGTCTCCGTCTTGATCATAGTCATAGGGTCTTAGGGTAGAAGTGTTTAATAGGTTTTTAGGAATATTTTTACCTTTTTTAAAAACCCCATTCCCATTGTTTATGTATATTCTATCGTTTTGGTATAAAGAATCTTTTTTCAAAATAATGCCAGATGCGACCAACAGATCCTTGTCATTATCGTTGTCAATATCAATAAAAACAGCATCTACATCTTCACTTATAGAATCTTTTTCTATTTCGGGTGCAGATGTTTCCTTATAACCGTTAGTAGAACTAATGAACAGTTTAGATTTTTTATAGGAGGCGCCTCCTATAAAAATATCATCCATTCCATCATTATTGATATCACTTATCGCAATAGCAGGGCCTTGAGTTGAAACTTTATAAGGAATTAATTTGTCATTATTAAAATCATTATAAGAATCTTCTAGATGTTTGTATTGAATAAGATTTTCTTTTGTAAATAGTGAAGGTGTATTTTTTGTTATAACCGATATAGGTTTAGTTTCGCTGCAATAATTAATGGTAATATTGTTCGAAGGGCTTTCAGGATGAAATTTTTGTTTTGTTTGGTTGGGCCAAATAACAACAATGGAGTCGAGTCTATCGTTATGAGCTAAGCCAAAATGAAGTTTGGGCTCTACAGAAGAAATGAATCCTCTTGAAGAAAAGAGTTGCTTGTATTGAGTGTTTTTTTTGGAATACAAATATACTTTTGAGCCTATACCTAATTTGTTATGTTTTATATAGTCGAGTTTTATAGATAAGTTAGAATTGTTGTTTATGGAACTGGAATTATTTTCATAAATACTGGCAAAATCGTTAAGGTTGTTGGTGATAATATCTAGATCTCCGTCTAAATCTAAGTCAGCATACGCGGCTCCATTAGATAGGTTAGGAATACTGTTAATCCATTTTCCTGTTCTATTAGCAAAGGTTTTGGAATTTCCTTCAAATATTTGGTTAGAGGCTTTTCCTGTAGGCATTGCATCTAATGATTTAAGGAGCCAGTCATTGTTTTTGTTTGTACGCTTGGTTTTAAATGAATTAGAAAGATACCTCATAAAGTCTAGGTTATTTGGTCTTTTAGAAACCCCGTTGGTTATGAATAAATCTTGATGCCCATCATTATTAAAGTCGGCAAAAAGTGGGGACCAGCTCCAATCGGTCGCGGCTATATTATTATATAATCCGGTTTCGGTGAAATACATTCCATTATTATTTAATTGAAGCATGTTTCTGGCATATTGTTTTTGGTATCCCTGCTTAATAAGAAAGTCTTGAGTATTGTATGAGATATCTCCGTCTGATTCTTTTAATACTTTTTCATTATTAGGAAGCATATCTAAAGTAATTAAGTCCTGATATCCATCATTATTTATATCTGCAACATCACTACCCATAGAAAATCTGCTGGTATAGGCGAAATTTTTGGATAATTCATTACTAAAAGTTCCATCTCTATTGTTTATGTAATAATAATCATCTTCATGAAAATCATTACAGACATAAATATCATCCCATCCGTCATTGTTGAAATCCGCAATTGCTGCGCTTAGTCCATATCCATTTGCTCCTCCATAAATCTTTGCATCAAGACTTACATCATTAAACGTCGAACCATCATTTCTTAATAATCTATCTCCTATAAAGTCAACTCTTTTTCTTCTAATATACGAAGGCCCATGAGAGTTTTTAGTGTGTAACGCATGATTAACTATGTAAACATCTAAGTCATCATCTTTGTCATAATCAAAAAAATATGCTTGTGTGGCATATCCTTTAAGGTCTAATCCGTACTTTTTTGATTCTTCTTTGAAGGTTCCGTCTCCATTATTAATGAATAACTCATTACCTCCATTAAACCCGAGTATTTTAGTTACTGCGCAGACATAGATGTCAAGCAAGCCATCTCCATTAATGTCAGCCATCGTTGAGCCTGTATTCCAGTCAGAGTTTCCGCCGGTTCCTGATTTTTCAGTAATATCTTTAAATTTTAAATTTCCTTGATTTAGATAAAGCTTGTTTTTACCTCTGTTAGAAATTAGATAAATATCTGGTAAACCGTCATTATTAATATCTCCAACAGACACTCCGCCTCCATTATAATAGTATAAGTAGTTTACAATATTATACTTACTATCTTCTAAAATATTGTTCTGAAAATTTATCCCTGTAGATTCGTGATCCAATTTTGAAAATAAAAAGGAAGACTGTAAAGTTTCTTTTTCATTGCATGAAGCTAAGAAAAGAGGTAATATCAGGATTTTAATGATATTTTTCATTACTTAAAAGTAAAAAAGAGGTCGTTTATAAACAACCTCTTTTATTGTGTAAAAAAGTTTAACTTATTATATTATTCCAAAGATGATGGGATATTATTAAAATCTGATTCGAATGCTGGTACTGGCCAGTATTCCAGATATCCATAATTAATCGTAGCATTTGTGTTTAGTACAGCATTTTGATCTAGTACACGTGCACCTGTTCTAGAACCGGATGCTATGCCGTAACGACGAGCGTCATAAAAGGAAACAGCTCTAAAAATTAGTGCTAAACGACGTTCTTTTCTAATTTCTTCCAAAGCTTGATCCTGGGTCAAATTTGTACCAACTGTAGGTGCTAGTCCAGATTCTTGAAGGGTTCTTACAGCATCTAAATGAACAAGGCCGCCTTCGATATCATTGGTTCTCACTTTGGCTTCTGCTAAAAATAATTGATTTTCTTCAAAACTACCTGCATAATACATTGCTATTTCTTCAGCTTCATTCGATTGGATTGGTGATTCTACCTGCCAAAAATAAGAGGCTCCATATTGTATTCCTCTACCTCTTTGGTTAGGGAAAGGAAATCCATCATCTGGGTCTTGAATAAAGTATTCGTCGAACCGCTCATCTCCAGGATTTATATCTTGTATTAAACGATCACTCGGAAAGTACCAAAAACCTAATACCGCAGATGGTAACCAACCATTTGCAATAAACGAGGATTCTGACCTCATTACAAAAGCATTGCTATTTAAGGAAACACCATTGTTTGCTAGAGTAATCACTTCATTCCAATCAGCGGTACTCATATCATCCACCTTGGTGTTGTATACCAGATTCCGAACTCTTAAAGTGTTAATGTTTTCGAGCAAACCAGCCTTGCCTAAACCTCCAATATGACCAAGGAAGAAAGATGTAAAAGTACTGTCAAAACCACTGTCGTCTGTAACACTATTTAAAAGAGATTCTAATTCATCTAATAAAGAATTTGACTTTGCAATTATGGCAGTATTTGCAACAAACGCTGTACTTGGGATAGAAGTAGGGTTTGTAATTAATCCGCTATCATTGATTACACCAAGTTCGTATAGCGACCCTAATCTGCTGTAGCCATACGCTCTCCACCATAAGGACCAAGCAAGAAAAGCATCTTTGGTAACGTCGTCAGCGGGTAGCTCCGGTAAAGCTTCTGCAATCGTATTACTTTGCACTATAACGCTATACATATCTCTCCATTCGTATTGCAAAGCATTGTCACTACCGGCATCTCGGGTGTTTCTAATTGCGATCTCACCAGGTTGAGGACCTCCTGCAGGAGGAGTAACAACAGTTCCATCATCTAAAATAACAGATTCTGTTTGATTTATCCATCTTCCGCCAAAATTACCCCAAGGCATAGTAAGTACATCTCCCATGGTTTCATGATATCCATACGTAAACCATAGCATTGGACTTTCTTTTTCTGGCCCTACGCTTTCGAAAACATCTTCAGAAGAAATAAAGTCATAAATTCCTTTAGAAAAAGTAGTTAATCCATCAACATTTCTCAATGAAGCAACAGTCGGTAGATTATTATCTACTGGGTCAATGTCCGTGTCAAGGATATTATCCTGACATCCTGTTAAACAGGTTAGTATTAATATAAATACTATTGAGTTAAATAAACTTTTCATAGTTTTTATTTTTTAGAATGTAAGATTTAATCCAAAATTATAGCTCTTTACGTTTGGGTGCGTAAATTCATCAAATCCTCTTTGGAAGGTATTTCCAAAGCCTCTTGCTGCTTCAGGATCTAAACCTTTGTAATCTGTTATAGTTATAAGATTTCTTCCTGAAACGGTCAAGTTTATTTGATCGAAGGTGTCTGTCTTAAGTAACTTATTAATTTTAAATCTAAGACTAATGTCTCTGAAACGTATAAATGATCCATCTTCAACAAATTCTGAAGTAGGTACATTGGTGTTATAAAGAGATGTATAATAACTTACGAAAGCACCTGTTTGAACCGCTCCGGTAGGATCTTCAATAGAAACTGGTACGGCGGTGTCAGCATGCAATCCATTATTGTATAGCCATTGCCTTGCTCTATTATATACATCCAAACCTTGGAACCAATCAATTTGGAATGAAAGCCCTACAATATCGTTAAATAAAGAAATGTCATTTAAAAAAGTTAAAACAAAATCTGGTTGTGTACTACCTCTTACTTCTTTGTCTGGGCCGATAACTACATTACCCGTATTCTTATTTACAACATACCCTGAACTTGCTATGGTAAAATCATCTACATCCGCAGCAGGGATAATTCTATTTCCGCTGTTGTCTACAGCATCTAGGCTGGTAATAACAGGAAAAACAGAGAATGTACCTATTTCCTCACCTTCTTGTAAAACAAAATTGTCATTAACTACTACTGGAAGGCCATTTTCTATTCTGTCTAATGTGGCTGTAGATTTTGTAAAACGTACCCCAAAATCCCATTTAGTTTTTTGAGAATTGTACAAGCCAAGGTCTATCGAGGCTTCAATACCATCACTACTAATATCATAAGAGTTGTCGAAAACTGCAGAACCACCTGTACTTGTAGGGATTCCTAAATCAAAAATAGCCCCTTCTGTTTTACGATCAAAGTAGTTAATAGAACCGTCAACTCTACTAAACCAAGCACCATCATTAGGAGTAAAGGTGTAGTCGATACCAACTTCAGTTTCTTGAGATGTTTCAACTTCAAGATCTGGATTGGCAACTGTAGAAGGAATACTAGATAAAGCTTCACTACCCACTGTTGTTAAAGCAAACGTAAAGATATTTTGGCTAAATAGCGGTTGTATACCCGCTTCACCGTAAGCAGCTCTTAACTTTAATGAGTTCATAATACTAGAATCGAAAAGTTCTGCAATATTAAAATATGCATCAGCACGTGGGAACGTAAAGTCTAAACCATTCCCGAATCTATTGGAGAAATCTCTTCTAAAACCACCTGAGAACCCAAATAATGATTGGTAATCAAATTTTTGGTTGATTAAAAATCCATAGGTTCTAAAAGGGGATTCAAGAAAACCATTGAAGGTTTTTACAACAGCCTGGTTTATGTTGAAAGAGCCAAAAGGGCCTGCTGGAAGGTTAGTACCTGTTACAAGAGTTTGCCTCAATTCCTGATCTCTCCAATCAAAATTAAAAGTGGTAGTAGATGTAATTGGTACATTCAGCTTTAGGTCTTCATCGAAATCCAGCGTTAGATTTGCTGATAATAATAAGTTTTGAAAATATTCTTGAGTATCTATCTGGTTTATGATTCCCGTAATATTTGTAGGGATCGAACCTGATTGCAAATGACTGCTTTGGTTTTCCTGAAAGAAAGTAAAGTTTTGTGTGTAGGTGTCATATCCATATTTCATGTTTAATGAAAGCACCTTCAAAGGTTTGTATGTCAAGTCAAAATTAGCAAGATAACGGGTGATATTATCTTGTCTTGTTTGAGTTTCTCTAAAGAAAAAAGGATTAATAGAATTTGGATCAGTTGCATCAGGAGAAACCGTTAAGTCACCATCAGAATTTCTATTAAAGAAATTTACGTGAGGTAAATTCTGAAATACATTATTGATTAGGTTACTTGCATTTGCATTGTCTGTATTAGTTCCTGTATCATTGGTGCTATTAATAACATCAAATCGGGTGTTTATTTTTATTTTTTTACCCAAATCAAACCCTAAGTTTAATCGCGCATCATATTTTATGTATTTACCTTCGACTAGAACACTTTCCTGCTCTGATCGATTACCTGAAACTAAGTATGTAATATTTTCGGATCCTCCAGAAACTGTTATTCCTGTTGTAGTATTAAATGCGTCAGTAAATAAAATATCGGATGCTAAAAAGATTGGTTCGGCGAATGGTGTGTCGTTAATACCTTGTGCTCCAAGCATCGTTCCATTTACATCTCTTTCGTTTGGATCAACTGCTAAATATTGAGCGTTCCCATTTAGATTCGTAACAGGGGTTCCGTTTAGGTCGATTAAGAAGCCATCTGAATTGGTCGAATAATGATGTAAAGTTGCTCTATTTGCATCGTCATTTGTAATAGCAGAAGCGATACTAACGTTAGATCTAATGGATACTTTTGGAGCTCCAGCTTTACCTTTTTTAGTAATAATATTAATAACACCGTTGGCACCCTGAGCACCATAGATGGTACCAGCCGCAGCACCTGAGATTGTTTCTACTCTTTCTACGTTAGTGAAGTCAATATCTGCCAAACGAGAACTCTGATTGGAAGCACCACCTACACTGGTTTGGGAGGTGGAAACTTGAATTCCATCAATTAATATCATTGGTTGAGAAGAGTTCAAACTATTAATTGATCGTAGTATGATATTTTGTTGTTGTCCGGGTTGACCTGTTGTAGACTGGATGATGGTACCAGCAATTTTACCTTGTAAGGCCTGATCAACTGATTGGGCGCCCTGAACTTGTAAATCTTCAGCCTTAACTGAATTTACTGAAACACCTAATTTCCGTTTGCTGGTCCCGGAGGCAACACCAGTTACTACAACCTCTTCAAGAGCTGCCGCATCCTCCGAAAGTTGAACATTAATTTCATTGTTGCTTCCAACAGTAACTTCTTTAGTAGCAAAACCAAGATAGCTAAAAGTTAAAACTGCTCCAGAGTTAACATTTATAGTGTATTTACCGTCAAAATCTGACTGAGTTCCACTATTTGTTCCTTTTACTATTATGTTTACTCCAGGTAGTGGTATGCCTGTGTCGTCCGTAACTTTACCTGTTACAGTGCTTTCTTGCGCAAACGAGATTTGTGTGACCAATGCTAGAAAAAGCATCAGAATTCGATTTGTTTGTGATTTCATTATTGTTTTAATTATTAGAATTAGCCTATTCCAAAATTCTTAATAATATCTTAATAAAACAACTTTTGTTTGGTTGAAATCAGATTATTACTCTTACCATGTTAAAACAGGACATAATCCTTACTAAATTTTAGTAATCAGTGTTTTTTTTTGCTAATTTGTTAATCTTTGTTTCTGGAGTGTCGTGGGTATTGGCTTTTTCGTTATTGTCGTTCTTGTATTTTAAGGGTAATCGACTTTTTTTTAAATATTATATGGTTTAAGTAGCTATTGGCAGTCTTGTTAGTTGATTGTTATATTGAATTTTGGATTTAGTGTTTGTTTATAATGTTGTCGTAGATTTTTTAGTTCTAATGTGGTTGCTTATTGTTTTTTAAAATGACGCATTAAGGCTAATATGAACTTTTGTGTTAGAGAATTTGAAGTTCGAATCACTGTTTTTTCCATTTGCAAAGATTATTCTGAATAATCCTGTTTGAGTGTTTAGCCCTAAGCCAAACCCAAAGCTTGTTAGGTTTTCAGATAGTTTAGAGCTTTCATCTTCGAAATATGAATAGTCTATGATAGAATGAATATATAAGTTTGAAGATAATATGTATTGGTAT
Coding sequences:
- a CDS encoding SusD/RagB family nutrient-binding outer membrane lipoprotein, with the protein product MKKIKNNISRYFVGVATSVAILLGSCDTTELDLTVSPNTLSPESADPNFILNQMQIDLNRLFEGVRDEATTTMRLANMFGAYQSNIENTTFNAFAPPSDDNVWTRGYRINGNRLLLESLAESNPDIVQQKAIGGLITAYTFTLFVDIFGDIPFSEANDPVILNPSPDDQVAIYEEMFTLIDESISELQGETSRVISNDLYFPNGDLTNWIKFGNTLKLKMYNQISTIDAVRATNGINGLIAGGNLMENASDDFQFNYTTDSAPAESRHPYFTENYLPGGAAIYMSNDLMRTMRDSDDPRLRYYFYRQSLTDPSGDDLPCTTTLAQCYIGDFYWGREHTNAQGIPADNLARTIYGVYPGGGAFDNDNNTPGTLNTGLDGAGINPILLSSYAKFIQAEAAITLGTTGDPRTLLEEGVRNHIAKVMAFGAADAEAAFIPSTADVDTFVNSVLSDYDAATTDTERQTIIIEQYYITTYGNGIEAFNFYRRTGLPELEDPIDASPFPRSFIVPGDEVNVNPNFNFNQLTDQVFWDNNPAGFID
- a CDS encoding SusC/RagA family TonB-linked outer membrane protein, which encodes MRTKFRGILTLLLAFVVQLTFAQEKTISGNVTDNSGLPLPGVNIVVKGTSKGTQSDFDGNYTIEVSRGAVLSFSYLGFTTKEVVVGDGDSINVQLAEDAATLEEVVVTAQGIRREKKSLGYAVTVVQSDEIEQKPESDINRALNGKIPGVQITGAGGATGSSTNVFIRTSVSITGNNQPLYIVDGVPFESNPNTTGGFTAGTTSTSNRTLDLNPDNIANISVLKGLSAANLYGSRGRNGVILITTKAGSTEKSNKKFEVSFSNTTYITQISNLPEFQNTYGQGADQAFNPGFVGNWGAAFSDIDTVIHPYANGRNPGFDQLFPQFFGIEIPYQAAENNVKDFFRTGLGRSTSVGVSSASEKGNFSINYNNTDEDGYIESNNLRKNSFSVGGNLKLSNNFNVGGTLNYVNTTLRTPPISASNGIGALTIFQRLLFIPRNIDLTNLPFQNPVDGSSVYYRPDIENPYWLLDNAGTSSDTRRAYGSFNAGYTFNDHISLQYTFGLDTFTDLQRFSVNKGAVARAEYQVGYLRTTTSTNEILNHRAILNFDGYRAGGFRFGALVGFESRRDEFSRDGIASTNQVVFGRQNHDNYINHNSLDPVTGVDLQFNDERNVVGFFGEVKVDYNDYLYATVSGRNDWVSNVQPQNRSIFYPSASLSFIPTSAFEGLRGDVLNFLKLRGGYATSAGFPTLFRTAQQLNSTANAFGPSTSPTTTNTFSGFLANPDLKPELHREIELGIEANFFNSRITLDASVYSRVSKDQILQRNLAPSTGFSAQFFNAGQIDGEGIEIALGLTPVKTDSFSWNIQNNFTAAETEVVEIPEERILTSGFGGLGNYAIEGLPLGVIVGTYYIRDDNGNILVDATNTTTQGRYLTSNDVPVEDNLAVIGDPNPDWRMTTINTFSYKGLSLSAQLEYTHGGDILSNTASNLLTRGVTRDTEDRESTTILPGVVGNPTTGLPVLDANGQPVQNTVQIGANDIYFQNVFRANEGQVFDGSTLRLRDVTLAYKLSEEMLAKTPFGSISFAISGQNIWFKAYNFPEYLNFDPEVLSTGVGNGQGLDFQTAPTSKRYSFSIKATF